GCAGAAAGCACTATGAATAAATCAAACTATGTAACGATTCGTATGGATGAAATGAAAGCAACAGCAGAAGCAGCAGTAACAGCATCAGACCGAAACCTCTCCGCCACAAACAAAGTAGCAGACATGATAAACGGCTTCTCAACAAGTATATAACCACAAAAAAGCACCGAATGAGCGGGAGCGAATGAGGGCGACATCCGAAGGATGTCGGGGCAAGAACTCTGATGTTAAATAAAAAAGACTTCTCATTAAGAGAAGTCTTCTATCGGGCAAGAGGGATTTGAACCCCCGACATCCTGGTCCCAAACCAGACGCGCTACCAGCTGCGCTATTGCCCGTTGCATGTAAATTAATATATACGTTTTTCGTATTTTAATCAAGTGCTTAAACACGATTTTTTGAAAAATTTATAAAAATTCTGCAGAAGATTCTATATCTCCCCCCTTTTTTATTCTTTCTGAAAGAACCTTTGTAAGTCTGATTTTTAGCATTTGATTAGCAGCAATCTGTTTATCAGAAATAATTTCACAGTGAATAAAATTATCAGTTACTGCATGATAGATAAATCGACTCTGCTTTCCGCCTGCTGCTAAAGCCATTGGCCTTTTTACAGTTTCCAATACAGCTTTGTGTTCTGTATCAATAAACTGTTCAACATATTTTATTTTCTGAGCCACTGCCCAATCTGTGAGAGTTTTTGCACGTTCGCCTGATACAGACTGAGGAACTTTATTTTTCATTGTCACAGCTGCAGTACCGGGTCTTTCTGAATATGGAAAAGCATGCACCCAGGCAAAATCACATTCCTTGCATAACTGCATTGTCTGCTCAAAATCTTCATCTGTTTCGCCAGGAAAACCTGTAATAATATCACAGGCAAGAAAAGGTTTATTCTTAGCCATATTGAGTCTCTTACAGGCATCAATAACAGACTGAACACTATAAGGACGGTTCATGGCTGCCAGAATCTTTGAACTTCCACTCTGCACTGAAATATGAAAATGAGGCTGAACCCTATCATCTGAAATTACACGGCAGAACTTTTCATCTACAACATCTGGATACAGACTCGAAATTCTAAAATGTATTTTATTTGTTTTTGCTAAAAGCAAAGCAAGCAATTCTGTAAAATTATAATATTCACCATTATATTCACCTCTATACTGACCAATATTTACTGAGGTAAGAACAACTTCCTCATGTCCTTTTGCTTCAAGCTCCTGAACACGATCAATTGCAGTCTGAACATCTATCGAAACACTATGCCCTCTTGCAATATGAATTGCACAAAAAGCACAGTTATTATTACAGCCATCCTGGATTTTAAGACTTGCTCTGCTATGAGACAGGAATGAAGTTGCAGAAAGCTTAAAAGAATCTTCCGGGAAGCCGGGTTTTAGCTGAGGTGCAGAAAAAATATTCTTTTTAATGGATTTTGCAAAACTTAAAGGATTCCAGTCTCCAGTTTCCTTTGTTTCTTTAAGCAGAGCTGGAACTGTTGAAAGCCTGCTTTTCATCTGCCCGCCTATTACACAAATACGGGGATCAATTTCTGAGATCTGTTTTTCGGATAACTGTGCATAGCAACCGGTAACAATTATAACGGCAGATGGAAATTTTTTGAGCATAAGTCGAATCAATCGTCTTGCCTTTTGCTCCGCTTTTTGAGTTACCGTACATGTATTGATTATGCTAAGTAAGGTAGTTTCATCTGTATCTGAAGAAGAAGTCAGCCCTTCCATTGAAACAGAAAAACCTGCATCTGTAAAAAATTGGGCTGTGGCTTCACTTTCAATCTGATTAAGCCTGCAGCCCAGTGTTTCTATTCTAATTTCACTCACAATCTTATTATTTACTTCTAATTTACTGAAGCTTTGCGTTTACACGTTCTCTACCACGAGATGCATCTACAGAAGAAGAATTGAGTCTTAAAGCTTCATCATAAGCAGTTACTGCTTCGTAATAATTTCCAGCCATTTCACGGGCATAACCAAGTCTTACCCACCATGTATCAAGCAATGGTTCTTTTTTAACTGCAGAAGAAAGTGCTATATCTGCATGCTGATAGCGGGCCTGACGAATAAAAATTTCACCCATATAATAATAAGCAAGTCCTACACGAGAACCGCTTTCTGGTGCACTGGCAACGTATTTTCTAAACTGTTCCATTGCTCCAGTATTTTTTCCAAGATAATATTTTGCTTCACCGAGAACTTCAATAAGTCGTAAATCATAAGGACTGATTACAAGACCTTCTGTTGCACGCTCTTCTGCTTCAGCATACTGCTTATTCTTTACAAGCGCCCAGCACATTACAACATAAGATTCAACACGGTTTGGATTTGACTGAAGCTCTTCTTCACAAACCTGAACAGCTTCACGATATTTTCCATTATGGTACAAAACAAGTGCATCCTGTTTTGCTGTAGTAGTCTGAGCAAACAGAGATGTAAAAGTCATCAAAAAAACGATACAAATAATTAGCTTATTTTTCATTTTCACTTCTCACCATTGAACATTTTCCAGTAAATATACAGCCAGGTTCAAGCACAACCTTTGCAGTTGTAATGTCTCCATCAAGAGAACCAGAAGCAGTAATAAAAATCAATTTATTTCCTATTACATTACCCTTTACTTTTCCGCGAATTAGAACACGTTCAGCAGTAATATCAGCATTAACGACAGCATCAGAATCAATAACAAGATCACTTGTTGAATCAATAGTTCCATTAACCTTGCCGCGAATCATAAATGCTTTTTTCATTTTTATTTTGCCGGTAAAAGCAATATCATTTTCTACAATTGTATCAAAAGCTTCTTCTTCCATATCGAAGAAATCTGTATCTTTCACATCAAACATATTATTATTCTACCTTTTTATGAGGTTTTTATCTACTTATTTTCTATACTATTATAGCACGACTACGACAGATTTGGTAGTAGACTATTCTTCAAACTTAAAATCAAAAGGGACTGAAACTTCAAAAGTTTTGTCTTTTCCTTCCAGAGGTACTGTAAGCCGAACTGCAGAAAGCTGAAGTCGCTTAATTCCGGCAAGCTTTTTAAGCAGTTTATTCAATTTAAAGTTTCCATGCTGATCATCACCTGCAATAGGACATCCATTTTTGGAAAGATGAATGCGAATTTGATGCATACGACCGGTTTCAAGCATAAGACGGACAAGACTCAAATGAATTGAAACAGGCTGATTATCAGGTTCCGTCTGTACAATATCAGTTTCTTTTTCAACCTTATATTTTGTTACGGCAGTTTTTGAATCTCCATGCTGAACTATTTCTTCATTTATTACACCTGATTTAGAAGGCATTTTTCCAGCACATAAGGCAAGATATTCTTTTTTAACAATCTTAGAACCAATTAGCTTAGTCCATTTACCAGCTGCAACAGGATTTTTTGCAACAACCATAAGCCCGCTTGTATCTTTATCCAGACGATGAACCAGATAGATTTTATAACCAACCTGTTCTGCAAAATCGCGGTCTACAGAATGTACAACTCCCTGTCCCCCCTGTACGGCTAGTCCCGATGGTTTATTTATGATTATTATTTCATCATTCTCATATATAATAGGAATCATATTCATCCGATAATCATAACGGAGGCTTTATAAAATGACAAGATTTCAGTTATTCAAGCAATATTCAAAAGTAAGTTTTTTACGTACAGGATTATTATTTATCCTCTTCATTTTTTCTTTTTCTAACGTTTATGCAGAGAAAATAACAGATAGAGATTTTGGCTTTTCTTTAGATATTCCAGAAGGTTTTGAAATAGCAGATTATACAGAAGATGGCATGTCTTATTTTTTTTCACATCCAAATCTTCCGGTTACCCTTGTGATGAAAATAACAGAAGAAAAATCAAAAAACTCTGCAGAAGTTCTTAAAACTAATCTTACAAAACTTAATGCTAAAGGCGATACTGATTCTTTCAACTGGAATGATACACCTTGCGGAATCAGTACTTTTACAATGACTCTGGATGACAATTACTTTGGATGGGCAGTTACGGCACCTCTTAAAGTTCAGAATTATTATGTTCTTTTAATCTGTTATGCACCTGCAAATCAAAAAGCCTGTGAACAGTTTATTATTTCTACAATAAATTCACTTTGTATAGATTCAGAATTCTTAAATACATCAGGAATCATTACAAGTTATGCCTTTCCGCCGGAAGGAAGAAAAGCATTCTCTGTAAATATAGGCGGTCAGCAGATTAAAACCAGTCTGGATAAGAGCGACGAAGTAGCAGCAAAATTCGTAATTGACCTTGAATATGCAGTACTTACACTTTATGCAAATCATAAAATGTGGAAAGAAGCATGGCAGCGTTATTACAGAATGATTTACCGTGATAATGCCGGACGTCTTCAGCAGACTGCCGGTGATATTTATAATGCGCTCTATCCTGAATTAAAAAAATCTAAACCTCAGGATGCTGATATAAAATATGCACAGGCTCTTTTAAGCTGGGTACAGACTTTCAGCTATCAGAGAGCAGCCTCTAAAAATGAATCTGATTTTACAAGTTTACCTGCCAGTATTAGCGGAAAAGGCAGTGATTGTGACAGCAGAAGTATGCTGGTAAGTGTTTTGTTGAATTATACAGGAATTGATACAGCGATTGTGATTTCCAGAGAATATTCACATGCAATGGTTGTAACTGATATTCCAGCCCCAGGTCAAACATTCACTATGGAAGATGGAAGAGAATATCTTTTTGGTGAAACAACCGCTAAGATTACCTGGGGAATGATTGCGCAGAATCACGCTGACCGGACTAAGTGGATTCCGGTCAGCTTTAGAGAATAATTAAGCCTTCATAAGAAGGTCGTAAACTTCTTTTTCATTCAAAGCTGAAAGCATTGCATCACGCAAATCCTTGTCTTTGAACTTTGCACTGAAGTGAGAAATTGTCTTAAGATAATATGAATGCTGATTGTAAGCTGCAGCAATCATGAAAAGAAGATTTACAGGCTGATCATCAATTGTCTGGAAATCTGCAATTGGCTTACGGCAAACACCAACAGCCATAACAAGGTCAGTTACTGAAGAAAGACGAACATGAGGAATTGCAATTCCACGGCCAATAGCTGTAGACATAAGTTCTTCGCGCTTAAGGATTTCCTGAGTAAGTTCAGCGCCATCCTTTACCTGAGGTGCAGTAGCAAGAACATCTGCAAGCTCAACAAGAGCATCATGTTTTGAAGTCTGGCTGATAAATACAATTCTATCTGGCGAAAGTATATTTCTTACCTGAACAGTCTGTTCAGCCTGCTTTGTAGAATCTGAAGAAAGGCGGGCATTTACCCAGTTTTCTACTTCTGATTTCTTAAAACGCCATACAGTACCGATTTTTCCGGCAGGAATTTCGCCCTTCTGAGCCCAATCATAAACTGTTCTGTCTGATACACGAAGGTATTTTGCTACTTCTTCGATAGTCAGGATATCGTCTTCCATTTGTTTACCTCATTTTAAACATTTTTTAATGCTTTCGCTTGAAATCTTTAGAATATTTTGCATACTTTACGGTATTTTGTCAAGATTAACGGTCCGATTATTCATTGAAATTAAAACGTATATGCTATATCATACAATTATGAAAGCTAAAAAACATATTGGACTTGCACTTTTTCTAATTCTTTTCATTTCCATTATTTATATAATTCTTGCAGCAAAACCACTAAATAAAGAATATAGTTTTACACCGGTATGGAAAATCAGTACCGCGAATCCGGTTATTGTTGAATCAGACAATAAATCTCAGTCGTATTTTCATCTGGGACAGACCTTAGGTTATTTTGATGCAGATGGAAATATTTCTTTATATAAGACTTTTCCAGCTAAAGTTTCCATTTCAAATTCATACTATGCAACCTATAACTCAGAAGCAAAAAATACAGAATTCTTCAATTCTGACGGAACTAAGGCTGGTGTAATTGAAGCAAGCGGATTCCCATATTTTTCCAACGACCTTATTTATGTATTTTTACCAGGCGGCTGTTCATTCTCAAAATGTTCTGATACAGGAAAAGTTTTATGGACTTTTGAAGGAACCTTCCCTATTACAGCTTTTGTTGCAAAATCAAAATATACAGCAGTTGGCTTATCAAACGGCACAATTAAAGTTTTGAATAACGAAAACGGTGCAACAGAAATTGATTTTGCACCTGGTGGCAGTGATTATCCGGTAATTCTTGGAATTGATATTTCTGAAGATGGACAGTACATTGCTTCAATTTCGGGACATAATCAGCAGCGCTTTGTTCTTTCTCATCGTGAAGAAAATCAGCAGAAAATAATTTATCACAGATTCTTTGATCAGGATTCTCCATATCGTACAATCGTTCATTTCAGCAAAGATGGAAAACGTGTTTTCTTTAATTTTTATAAGGGACTTGGAATCTATAATCTTGAAACTAAAGATGAGAGAACTCTTGAACTGAAAGATAAACTTCTTTCAATTGAAGAAACCGATGATCTTTCAATCCTCCTGGGTAAAGAAAAGAATACTTACACTGTTTCAATAATTGATAACACAGATACTCTGGAAGGATCTTTTTCTTTTACAGCAGATTCTGCTTTTATCCATGCAGCTGATAACAGTATATATCTTGGAAAAGATAATTCTATTTCAAAGATTTCAATTTCCAGAGAATAGTCGGAGATTAAATATGAAAAAAACACTTTTGATTACAACCTGCTTTTTGATTTGTGCTTCTGCTTTCTGTTTTGACTGGCCTCAGTCAGAAGTAACAAATAACTCTTTTAATTCATATTTTGGTCAGAATCGAGGCGGTATTTTAAGTACATCAGTTGTTTTTTCAGAACCTGATGAAGTAAAGGCTGCAGAAGACGGCTATATTACAGCAATTATTACAGAGAATTCTGATGACTGTGATTTCTTTCCATCTACTTTGGGAACTGCAGTTATTCTTGCTCATAATGATGATTTAATTTCTGTATATGGAAATCTTGATGCAGAAACCCTTACATTAAACAATGAAAAAGAACATTCAATAGACGGTGGAGCGATTATTGCTTCAAGCGGAAATTCCGGTTATCAGGAAAACAACGGAAATCTTGAATTCAAAATTATTGATTCAAAAAACAAGGCTGCAATAAATCCTGTAGTTCTTATGCCTCGTGCAGAGGAAGAAATTCCACTTACACTTTCAGGAATTATAATCGTCAGCAAAAATAATGATTATTATGATATAAACACTTATAAAACCTACTATTCAGGACTTTATAAGGTTTACTTTAAGAGAAATCCTATTGCTACACCTTATAAAACTTCTGTTTCTATAAATGGAATTATTGTTGACCAGCTTTCATATGATATGATCACACAGGAAAATAACAAGC
The Treponema bryantii DNA segment above includes these coding regions:
- a CDS encoding tetratricopeptide repeat protein; the encoded protein is MKNKLIICIVFLMTFTSLFAQTTTAKQDALVLYHNGKYREAVQVCEEELQSNPNRVESYVVMCWALVKNKQYAEAEERATEGLVISPYDLRLIEVLGEAKYYLGKNTGAMEQFRKYVASAPESGSRVGLAYYYMGEIFIRQARYQHADIALSSAVKKEPLLDTWWVRLGYAREMAGNYYEAVTAYDEALRLNSSSVDASRGRERVNAKLQ
- a CDS encoding peptidoglycan DD-metalloendopeptidase family protein; the encoded protein is MKKTLLITTCFLICASAFCFDWPQSEVTNNSFNSYFGQNRGGILSTSVVFSEPDEVKAAEDGYITAIITENSDDCDFFPSTLGTAVILAHNDDLISVYGNLDAETLTLNNEKEHSIDGGAIIASSGNSGYQENNGNLEFKIIDSKNKAAINPVVLMPRAEEEIPLTLSGIIIVSKNNDYYDINTYKTYYSGLYKVYFKRNPIATPYKTSVSINGIIVDQLSYDMITQENNKLCIIGKKKYTAADIFPNDDLQLLGEAMFTPGRATLGLTISDMLGNVKQLNYNILIK
- a CDS encoding bactofilin family protein gives rise to the protein MFDVKDTDFFDMEEEAFDTIVENDIAFTGKIKMKKAFMIRGKVNGTIDSTSDLVIDSDAVVNADITAERVLIRGKVKGNVIGNKLIFITASGSLDGDITTAKVVLEPGCIFTGKCSMVRSENEK
- a CDS encoding RluA family pseudouridine synthase translates to MIPIIYENDEIIIINKPSGLAVQGGQGVVHSVDRDFAEQVGYKIYLVHRLDKDTSGLMVVAKNPVAAGKWTKLIGSKIVKKEYLALCAGKMPSKSGVINEEIVQHGDSKTAVTKYKVEKETDIVQTEPDNQPVSIHLSLVRLMLETGRMHQIRIHLSKNGCPIAGDDQHGNFKLNKLLKKLAGIKRLQLSAVRLTVPLEGKDKTFEVSVPFDFKFEE
- a CDS encoding PTS sugar transporter subunit IIA gives rise to the protein MEDDILTIEEVAKYLRVSDRTVYDWAQKGEIPAGKIGTVWRFKKSEVENWVNARLSSDSTKQAEQTVQVRNILSPDRIVFISQTSKHDALVELADVLATAPQVKDGAELTQEILKREELMSTAIGRGIAIPHVRLSSVTDLVMAVGVCRKPIADFQTIDDQPVNLLFMIAAAYNQHSYYLKTISHFSAKFKDKDLRDAMLSALNEKEVYDLLMKA
- the mtaB gene encoding tRNA (N(6)-L-threonylcarbamoyladenosine(37)-C(2))-methylthiotransferase MtaB, with protein sequence MSEIRIETLGCRLNQIESEATAQFFTDAGFSVSMEGLTSSSDTDETTLLSIINTCTVTQKAEQKARRLIRLMLKKFPSAVIIVTGCYAQLSEKQISEIDPRICVIGGQMKSRLSTVPALLKETKETGDWNPLSFAKSIKKNIFSAPQLKPGFPEDSFKLSATSFLSHSRASLKIQDGCNNNCAFCAIHIARGHSVSIDVQTAIDRVQELEAKGHEEVVLTSVNIGQYRGEYNGEYYNFTELLALLLAKTNKIHFRISSLYPDVVDEKFCRVISDDRVQPHFHISVQSGSSKILAAMNRPYSVQSVIDACKRLNMAKNKPFLACDIITGFPGETDEDFEQTMQLCKECDFAWVHAFPYSERPGTAAVTMKNKVPQSVSGERAKTLTDWAVAQKIKYVEQFIDTEHKAVLETVKRPMALAAGGKQSRFIYHAVTDNFIHCEIISDKQIAANQMLKIRLTKVLSERIKKGGDIESSAEFL